The sequence below is a genomic window from Kitasatospora kifunensis.
CTCGCCCCGGGGCTTGGTCGACGTGAAGCAGCTGTCAGCGCACCGGGACGCCCTCCGGCTCGTCGATCACGCGCGGCTCGTGGTCGTCGACCATCCCACCGAGCTCGCCACATGGGGTCACACGGTACCGAAGTCGCCCGCCTTGACCCCGCCGACGAACGCCCGCCACCGGTCGGCGGGAAAGACCAGGACCGGACCCTCGGGGTCCTTCGAGTCACGAACGGGCATCGCACCGGGGAGGCCATCGGCAACCTCGACGCACGCACCCTGCTGCTGGCTGTAGGTCGACTTTCGCCACCGGGCCTGAGACATATCCATACTCACCCAA
It includes:
- a CDS encoding DUF397 domain-containing protein, encoding MDMSQARWRKSTYSQQQGACVEVADGLPGAMPVRDSKDPEGPVLVFPADRWRAFVGGVKAGDFGTV